A part of Caviibacter abscessus genomic DNA contains:
- the efp gene encoding elongation factor P — protein MKPAMELRQGSTYRKDGVPYIILKAERHQSTSGKKARAAEMKFKIRDLISNKVQEITVLSTEIMDDIILDRFQMQFLYQMDGEYNFMNQETFEQIALGEEELGDAVNYLVEEMVIQVLMYEQTPVGVELPNTVVREVTYTEPGLKGDTIGRATKPATINTGYVLQVPLFVEIGDKIRIDTRTGEYMERAN, from the coding sequence ATGAAGCCAGCAATGGAACTAAGACAAGGAAGTACATACAGAAAGGACGGAGTACCATACATAATATTAAAAGCTGAGAGACATCAATCTACATCAGGTAAAAAAGCAAGAGCAGCTGAAATGAAATTTAAAATAAGAGATTTAATTAGTAATAAAGTACAAGAAATAACAGTATTATCAACAGAAATAATGGATGATATTATACTAGATAGATTCCAAATGCAATTTTTATATCAAATGGACGGAGAATATAATTTTATGAACCAAGAAACATTTGAACAAATAGCACTTGGAGAAGAAGAACTAGGAGATGCTGTAAATTACTTAGTAGAAGAAATGGTAATACAAGTATTAATGTATGAGCAAACTCCAGTAGGTGTTGAATTACCTAATACAGTTGTAAGAGAAGTTACATACACTGAACCTGGATTAAAAGGGGATACAATAGGTAGAGCAACTAAGCCAGCTACTATAAATACAGGATATGTATTACAAGTACCATTATTTGTAGAAATTGGAGATAAAATAAGAATTGATACAAGAACTGGCGAATATATGGAAAGAGCAAATTAA
- a CDS encoding MBL fold metallo-hydrolase translates to MEVKLFYDEITYCNSYLVIRENKECAIIDSGGKDMSRLIEYIKSNNLDLKCILITHGHFDHIIGTPQVLEYKKVPVYVNEKDKEFFYNHILSLSYWIDEQFKLDDKYELSLFNDKDMIFGFECISTPGHTKGSTCFYDKENKVMFTGDTLFNMAYGRTDFPTGDARQLRDSLNKILSMEKDITIYPGHGENSTINQEYINYFGCY, encoded by the coding sequence ATGGAAGTAAAACTGTTTTATGATGAAATAACATATTGTAACAGTTATTTGGTTATACGTGAAAATAAAGAATGTGCTATTATTGATTCAGGTGGAAAGGATATGAGTAGATTAATAGAGTATATTAAATCAAATAATCTTGATTTAAAATGCATATTAATAACTCACGGTCATTTTGATCATATTATTGGAACACCACAAGTTTTAGAATATAAAAAGGTTCCGGTTTATGTAAATGAAAAGGATAAGGAATTTTTCTATAATCATATACTGTCATTATCTTACTGGATAGATGAACAATTTAAACTTGATGATAAGTACGAACTTAGTTTATTTAATGATAAAGATATGATATTTGGATTTGAATGTATTTCAACACCTGGACATACAAAAGGAAGTACTTGTTTTTATGATAAGGAAAATAAAGTTATGTTTACAGGAGATACTTTATTTAATATGGCTTATGGAAGAACGGATTTTCCAACAGGAGATGCAAGACAATTAAGAGATAGTTTAAATAAAATATTATCAATGGAAAAAGATATTACGATATATCCGGGACACGGGGAAAATTCAACAATTAATCAAGAGTATATCAATTATTTCGGTTGTTATTAG
- a CDS encoding endonuclease/exonuclease/phosphatase family protein gives MKKIFIILLFSFITFSEKISIASFNIARLGESKKDYKALVKIIKKFDIIALEEVMNEDGIITLNEKLGKEYDYILSKAVGSKKYKEHYAIIYKKSKVNEIKNIGVYNDKKDDFIREPSAFYIKSNKFDFVLIPVHSIFGDDPKKRMIEASKYVEVYDYFLDKTNEEDIIILGDFNLPANDKAFLNLKKKNMVNIINPEKNKTTLSKKGLANSYDNMFLNLEKTKEFTNTFGVYDFTKNNYEDIRKYVSDHLLIFGIFENSEDIDEK, from the coding sequence GTGAAAAAAATTTTTATAATACTACTATTTTCATTTATTACATTTTCAGAAAAAATAAGTATAGCAAGTTTTAATATTGCAAGACTTGGAGAATCAAAAAAAGATTATAAAGCCTTAGTTAAAATAATAAAAAAATTTGATATAATAGCATTAGAAGAAGTCATGAATGAAGATGGTATAATTACTTTAAATGAGAAATTAGGAAAAGAATACGATTACATACTTTCAAAAGCAGTAGGAAGCAAGAAATATAAAGAGCATTATGCTATAATTTATAAAAAATCAAAAGTAAATGAAATAAAAAATATTGGAGTTTACAATGATAAAAAAGATGATTTTATAAGGGAACCATCAGCTTTTTATATTAAATCAAATAAATTTGATTTTGTTTTAATTCCGGTTCATTCAATATTTGGAGATGACCCGAAAAAAAGAATGATAGAAGCTTCTAAGTATGTAGAAGTATATGATTATTTTTTAGATAAAACAAATGAGGAAGATATCATAATTTTGGGTGACTTTAATTTACCTGCAAATGATAAGGCTTTTTTGAATTTAAAAAAGAAAAATATGGTAAATATAATAAATCCTGAAAAAAATAAAACTACTTTATCTAAAAAAGGTTTAGCAAATTCATATGATAATATGTTTTTAAATTTAGAAAAAACCAAAGAGTTTACAAATACTTTTGGAGTATATGATTTTACTAAAAATAATTATGAAGATATTAGAAAATATGTTTCAGATCATCTTTTAATTTTTGGTATTTTTGAAAATAGTGAGGATATTGATGAAAAATAA
- a CDS encoding SIMPL domain-containing protein (The SIMPL domain is named for its presence in mouse protein SIMPL (signalling molecule that associates with mouse pelle-like kinase). Bacterial member BP26, from Brucella, was shown to assemble into a channel-like structure, while YggE from E. coli has been associated with resistance to oxidative stress.) has product MNKMSNIIVAIVLALGAIISMAIIANAIERNNTSNKTITVRGNAVKEFKIKEYSFDVSIYVNSKDINKAYDELFEKEQNIKNVLENGETYTESNVKAKANFKEGSSSVKDYEIYKTLTFNNVSIEKLNKIKESLDLLALQIKDITVLDIVNTYESETDDDKKELLSQAMKDAKNKAYTLVKANNHDLGDVRKILQGRFFKEKNKLSVIVTVVYEIN; this is encoded by the coding sequence ATGAATAAAATGTCAAATATAATAGTGGCAATAGTATTAGCATTAGGTGCCATAATATCTATGGCAATAATTGCAAATGCAATAGAAAGAAACAATACAAGTAATAAAACTATAACAGTAAGAGGAAATGCTGTTAAAGAATTTAAAATTAAAGAATATAGTTTTGATGTAAGTATTTACGTTAATTCAAAGGATATAAATAAAGCTTATGATGAATTATTTGAAAAGGAACAAAATATAAAAAATGTTCTTGAAAATGGTGAAACATATACTGAAAGTAATGTAAAAGCTAAAGCAAACTTTAAAGAAGGAAGTAGTAGTGTAAAAGACTATGAAATATATAAAACACTGACATTTAATAATGTAAGTATTGAAAAATTAAATAAAATTAAAGAAAGTTTGGATTTATTAGCACTTCAAATAAAAGATATAACAGTTTTGGATATAGTAAATACATATGAGAGTGAAACTGATGATGATAAAAAGGAATTATTATCACAAGCAATGAAAGATGCTAAAAATAAGGCATATACTTTAGTTAAAGCTAATAATCATGACTTAGGCGATGTTAGAAAAATATTACAAGGTAGATTTTTTAAGGAAAAAAATAAATTATCAGTTATAGTAACTGTTGTATATGAGATAAATTAA